In the Chroococcidiopsis sp. TS-821 genome, one interval contains:
- a CDS encoding TIGR03943 family protein produces the protein MIGSKSKRKQAKLSPSQANRRAWFFTWLDVLAIGAWGILMLRYWLTGKLNLLIHPDYFWLVISGGIGLLIIASSKAWQLLRQRRSTKGAVVQHVTLFPPGLSSSILLITAIIGLTFTPRVFASQTALDRGVTDSLGATRAQPQAFRSARNPEERSLLDWVRTLNVYPEPDAYAGQRARVQGFVIHPPELPPDYILISRFVITCCAADAYPVGLPVKLSASRQAYPPDTWLEVEGTMATDTLVGKRQLTIQATSLKPIAEPENPYEY, from the coding sequence ATGATTGGTAGTAAATCCAAGCGTAAACAAGCGAAATTAAGTCCAAGTCAAGCCAACAGGAGAGCTTGGTTTTTCACGTGGTTGGATGTACTAGCAATTGGCGCTTGGGGGATTTTAATGCTGCGGTATTGGTTAACCGGTAAGCTGAACTTGCTCATTCATCCTGATTATTTTTGGCTCGTGATTTCAGGAGGAATTGGTTTACTAATTATCGCTAGCAGTAAAGCATGGCAGCTGTTGCGGCAACGTCGTTCAACTAAAGGTGCGGTCGTACAGCACGTGACGTTGTTTCCTCCTGGGTTGAGTAGTAGCATATTGTTAATCACTGCAATTATTGGGTTAACATTTACGCCCCGCGTTTTTGCCAGCCAAACTGCGCTCGATCGCGGTGTAACTGATTCTTTAGGTGCAACGCGGGCACAACCGCAGGCTTTTCGAAGTGCGCGCAATCCTGAAGAGCGATCGCTTTTAGACTGGGTGAGAACTTTAAATGTTTATCCTGAACCTGATGCTTATGCTGGACAGCGTGCTAGGGTACAAGGATTTGTCATTCATCCTCCGGAATTGCCACCTGACTACATTTTAATTTCGCGGTTTGTGATTACTTGCTGTGCTGCTGATGCTTATCCTGTAGGATTACCTGTGAAACTAAGTGCCTCGCGCCAAGCTTATCCACCCGATACCTGGTTAGAAGTTGAAGGAACAATGGCGACTGACACGCTAGTCGGTAAACGTCAGTTAACAATTCAAGCAACTTCTCTAAAACCAATTGCTGAACCCGAAAACCCCTATGAATACTAG
- a CDS encoding permease: MTQLNNAFTLFLSLLVEAMPFLLLGVLLSSVLLLFIDEQKLIARLPKNPLLGALVGSMVGFLFPVCECGNVPVARRLLMQGVPTPVAIGFLLAAPTVNPIVIWATWTAFRDQPEIVVLRIALSLTIATIVGWVFSVQKDLKPLLQPAIAKSWEYNFSPKQDLKTSTQSPLLQSGTFLLNQPGQMVRMDATVLQASLAATAPTKPLSDRLRLLVDNTIQELRELGAVLVFGSAIAAFIQVAVPREVILNLGYGPVTSIIAMMILAAVVSICSTVDSFFALSFSSTFTSGSLLAFLIFGPMIDLKAIGLMLSIFKAKAVIYLFALAAQLTFLFTLFINLQII, encoded by the coding sequence ATGACTCAACTCAACAACGCCTTCACTCTGTTTTTAAGTTTGCTAGTAGAGGCAATGCCCTTTTTGTTATTGGGGGTGTTGTTGTCTAGCGTGCTGTTATTATTTATTGATGAGCAAAAGTTAATCGCCAGACTTCCCAAAAATCCGTTACTAGGTGCTTTGGTTGGTAGCATGGTAGGTTTTTTATTTCCTGTATGCGAATGCGGTAATGTGCCAGTGGCGCGGCGGTTGTTGATGCAGGGAGTCCCTACGCCAGTAGCAATCGGGTTTTTGTTAGCAGCACCAACTGTGAATCCAATCGTTATTTGGGCAACTTGGACAGCATTTCGCGATCAACCGGAAATTGTGGTGCTGAGAATTGCGCTTTCATTAACAATTGCGACGATTGTCGGGTGGGTTTTTAGCGTTCAAAAAGACCTCAAACCGTTGCTGCAACCCGCAATTGCTAAAAGTTGGGAATATAACTTTAGCCCGAAGCAAGATCTTAAAACATCAACACAATCACCGCTATTACAATCAGGAACATTTTTACTCAATCAGCCTGGTCAAATGGTGCGCATGGATGCTACTGTACTTCAGGCAAGCTTAGCCGCTACTGCACCAACAAAGCCGTTGTCTGACCGCCTGCGATTATTGGTAGACAATACGATACAGGAACTGCGGGAGTTAGGTGCAGTTCTGGTGTTTGGGAGTGCGATCGCTGCGTTTATTCAAGTCGCCGTACCGCGTGAAGTGATTTTAAATCTAGGTTATGGTCCAGTTACATCAATTATTGCCATGATGATTTTGGCAGCGGTTGTGTCGATTTGTTCAACAGTTGATTCTTTTTTTGCACTTTCTTTTTCTTCGACATTTACTAGCGGCTCGCTGCTTGCATTTCTAATCTTTGGACCAATGATTGATTTAAAAGCAATCGGGTTAATGCTCTCAATTTTCAAGGCTAAAGCTGTCATTTACTTGTTTGCTTTAGCGGCTCAATTAACGTTTTTATTTACTTTATTCATCAACTTGCAGATTATTTAA